Genomic DNA from Corynebacterium diphtheriae:
CTCAAATGTGCCCAAATCATATTCAGCAACCCCTCCGATGCTGAGCATTGGCAGCAACTCAGTCCAGTGATTAAAGATGGTGCTTCTACGCTCGGCCTCATCGCAGCAGAAGCCGCATACCGATACGGCACAGATTTTCTTAATCAAGAAGTGGCCTATCTCAAGAACAACCATGATTTCTTGCTCCATGAGATTCCGAAAAGAATCCCAGGGGCCAAGATCACCCCAATGCAAGCTACCTACTTGATGTGGATCGACTTCAGAGATACCACCATTGAAGGATCACCATCAGAATTCTTTATTGAAAAAGCCAAGGTAGCAATGAATGATGGTGCATGGTTCGGCGAAGATGGCACAGGGTTTTGTCGCCTCAACTTTGCCACCTCCCGAGAGGTTCTAGAAGAGGCAATCGACCGCATGGCAAAGGCCGTGTCCCATCACACATAACCCCCGAATCTCACCTTATGGGAACTTAGTGTTATATTGTGGGAAAGCTTTAACCCGTATTTGAAAGTTTGTGAATAACCATGGCCTCTCCCACCTCTGAGAAGAAGCTGTCCGGTGGCGCAATCATCGCCACCGCACTCATGCTGTTCTCCATGTTCTTTGGCGCCGGAAACCTGATTTTCCCACCAGTGCTTGGCGCTAACTCTGGAGAAAACTTCACCCCCGCTATTATCGGATTCCTCCTCGGCGGTGTCGCGTTGCCAGCAATCACCATTGTTGCCATGACGCTGTCCGGAAACGACATCCGTGATCTCGGATCCCGCGCCGGCTCATGGTTCAATCTCTCTTTTGCAATCATCGCATACCTGTCCATCGGTGCGTTCTACGCTATCCCACGTACCGGCGCCGTCAGTTACTCCACAGTCATCCAACCAGTGATGTCGGAGCCATCCACAGCAGCATCAGTAGGATTCAACGCTCTGTTCTTCGCCGTGGCGTTACTGTTGTCGCTTAACCCAACGGGAATCGTCGATAAGCTGGGCAAAATCCTTACCCCAGCACTGCTCATCCTGTTGGTCATCTTGGTCACCTTGGCAGTATTCAAACTCAATGGCACCGCAGCACCTGCCACCGATTCCTATCGCGAGGCTCCGCTCACCAGCGGCCTGCTCGAAGGCTATATGACCATGGACTCCATCGCGGCACTGGTCTTCGGCATCTTAGTGATCTCGTCTCTGCGCTACCAAGGCGGCAACAACGAGCGCCAAGTCATTGGTGCAGCCGTCAAGGCATCACTGATCGCCGCAGGTCTGCTGGGCATTATCTACCTCGGCTTAGGCTACATGGGCCACATCATTCCGAACGGTCAAGGTTTTGCAGATGGCGCGGCATTGCTTTCCTCAGCATCACAGCAGACCATGGGTACCCCAGGCCAAGTCATTTTCGGCCTGATCGTCTTACTCGCATGCATGACCACAGCAGTCGGCTTGCTGGCGTCGACAAGCGAATTCTTCAACCGCCTCATCCCAGGTATTTCCTACAAGGGCTGGCTGTTCATCTTCGCACTCATATCCTTCGCGGTCGGCAGCTTGGGCCTAGCCAAGGTCCTCGCAGTGGCAGCGCCTGTCATCACCTTCATCTACCCCATCGCGATCACCCTCGTCGCCATCACAGTGATCGAAATGCTTGTTAAGAACCTGAACCTGTTCTGGGGCTTTCGCCTTCCTGCATGGACTGTTACGCTGTGGTCTGCAATTACAGTTATCGCAAGCGATACCCTTGCATGGGCCCCATTCCATGACATCAGCCTCTCGTGGATCTGGCCCGCTTTGATCGGCTTCGTTCTCGGTCTGAGCATTGATAAGGCCCTCGCTTACAAGAGTTAGGATCCTCCCATGAAGCTGTCGCTCATCGACTTCGCCACAATCTACCAAGGCGAGCGTCCACGCGACAGCTTCCAACGCTCCGTCGCCCTCGCACAGCAAGCTGAGGCGGCAGGTTTTTCGCGTGTGTGGTACGCCGAGCATCACAACATGCCTACGATTTCGTCCTCCGCCCCCGCAGTGCTCATCTCGCACGTGGGGGCTCACACATCTACGATCCGACTCGGCGCAGGCGGCGTCATGCTCCCCAACCACTCCCCCTACACCATCGCTGAGCAATTCGGCACGCTCGCAGAGCTCTACCCAGGCCGCATCGATCTTGGCTTAGGTCGCGCGCCTGGCACGGATCACACCACCCTAGCCCAAGCGTTACGACGCTCCCCGCACGCCGCACAATCTTTCCCCGAAGACGTAGTTGAGCTGTATCAGTACCTCAACGGCACATCCAGCATTGCTGCGATCCCCGGCGCGGGAACAAACGTCCCACTCTATATTTTGGGCTCCTCACTCTTCGGTGCTCATCTGGCGGCAAAACTTGGTCTACCTTTTGGTTTTGCTTCCCACTTCGCACCGACGCACCTCGACGAGGCAATTCGCACATACCGCGACAATTTTGTCCCCTCCCAAGAGTTGGATGCACCCTATGTTATTGCGGCCGTCAACGTCGTTGCAGCAGACACATTATCGCAGGCACACGAACAGTTGGAGGAAGTGAAACGGCATCGTCTTCGGGCGGGGAGAAATCTCAGCGACGACCAACTCCACATTTTGATGAATACCGTCGCAGGCCAGCGCATTGACCAGATGTTGAAATACACCGCAATAGGAAATGGTGAGGTAGTACGTGACTACCTCACCAAGTTTCAGCGCCATTGTGGGGCTGATGAGCTCATGGTGTCTTTGTTATCCACTTCGTGGGAGGACACCATGCGGGCTGTGGAAATTACCAGTCTTCTTGTGTCTTAGGTCGTGTTTGTTCCACGATCTTAAAACCTGGTTCTTCTTCCTCTTCCACCATGTCGCCAACCACACCTAGGTCGCCTTCGATGACTACGTTGCCAGGAATGACGATGTTGCCGTCTTCGTCGTGAGCTAGGGCGACTACAGGAAGTTCATTGCCTTCAAGATCGTAGCCTGGTGCTGGCATAGCTTCGTGAGCTTCCAATTTTTCGGCAGTGTCGGTCTTTTGCCACTGGCGAGTTTGGATGCGTCGTTCTGCTGCCGAGTCGTCGGTCATGCCCTTGATCAGGGAGTACATCATGACGAATTGAGTAATGAAGAACGGGAACGCCACAATGATGACGACTTCCTGCAAGGTAGCGATGCCAGAGTTCGGCGAAATGATAAGCAGTGCACCAGCGACGGCGCCGATGGCTACTACCCACAGCACGCGGTAACCGACGGGTGAAACTTCTTCTTCGCCGGTGGAGAACATGTCATTGACCATTCCGGCAGAGTCGATTGAGGTGATAAAGAAGATAACCACCACAAGGAGTGCGAGCGCGGAAACTAGTCCTGACAGGGGATACTCGTGGAAGAAGCCAAAGAGTGCGAATGGCACATCGCCGTCGTGGACGATAGGGCCTGTGAGCTTGCCTGGGCTGTTGAGCTCAATTTCGATACCTGCACGGCCAAAGATCGCGAACCAGATAACGGAGAAAATCGCAGGGAGTGCCAACACGCCACCAATGTATTCGCGGACTGTACGACCGCGAGAGATGCGAGCCACAAACATGCCCACGTAAGGCGACCAGCAGATCGTCCATGCCCAGTAGAACACGGTCCATTTGCCCTGCCAGCCTGGGTTATCCCCATAGGAGTCAGTCCAGAACATGAGGCTTGGCAGCCAGTCAGCGTAAATGCCAAAAGCTTCGGTGGTAAAACGCAAAAGCGTCAACGTTGGACCAGTGACAAGCACAAAGATCATCAGTAGCACTGCGAGTCCGATGTTGATGTTGGACAGCAGCTTGATGCCTTTTTCCAAACCGGAGGCCACGGAGATGCAAGCGATAACGGTAATGACCAAAATGATGGCGAGCTGAACCCAGCTCACCTCGGGTACGCCCCACAAGCGTTTCAACCCGGAGTTGATCTGCAATACGCCCAAACCGACCGAAACGGCGATACCGAAGGTGGTGGCGATGATCGAGAGGGCGTCGATAAGCTTGCCTGGCAATGAGTAGATTCTGATCCAAGGATCGGGGCAAATACAGAGCTCACACGTGGCGGCAGCTTACGTTTATAAATGAAGTATCCCAGTGCCAAACCTGGCAGGGCGACAATCGCCCACATGTGGATACCGAAGTGGTAGAAGGTGTAAGCAAATGCTTCAGTGATGGCTTGTTCGCTCATCGGCTCGGCATCTTGCTGCGGAACGTTGACGGAGTGGTTGAGTGGCTCCGCGACTCCCCAGAACATCAGCACGGCGCCGATGCCGCCTGCGAATAGCATGCAGAACCATGCGATGAGGCCGTGCTCTGGTTCGTCGTCGTCATCACCTAGACGCAAGCGCCCGTAGCGGGAAATGAAAATTGCGATGAGGAAGATGAACATGAAGCTCACACCGCCGACATATAGCCAACCGGTGTTTTTGAGCAGGCCTTGTGCAATGGTGGTGAAGGCGCTGCTGGCTTTTTCACCAAGAAGGATCGTGGCCACGACGAAAAGGATCACGAATCCAAGTGAACTAAGGAAAATGAACGGGTCTGTTTTAAGACCTAAAAAAGGTCTTTTGGCAGAAACAGGTTCTGCGACTATCGGGTCGGACATGATAAAAACCCTAATAAAACGTTGCGTAGGATACCCATTTCTGCTTGGTTTTCAGACATATAAATATCGGCTATCCCCCCAATTTAGGGATCAGCCTAAGATCACGTTCAGTGCAGTTTCAACCCCGAACATACCACCGGCTACCCTGTGTTTTTATGACTTCCTTCTCCCGGAGCGCGGTAGCAACATTGGCGCTAGCCGGCATTGTAGGGCTGAGCGGATGCTCGGCCGGATCGACTTCATCTCAAGCACATCACATCTCCACTTCTGCCAAGGCTGTGTCTCTCGGACTAACGGCACCACCTGCTTCTCTCGACTTCACCACGGTGTCGGGCGCGGCAATCCCCCAAGCACTCATGGGCAACGTGTACGAAGGTTTGGTGCGAATCCAACAAGATGGCACCATCGTCCCGTGGTTGGCGCAGAGCTGGACCGTCTCACCGGATGGCAAGGAGTATATTTTCCGGCTTCGCGACGGCGTGACGTTCTCTAATGGCGACGCTTTCACGGCAGAAACCGCAAAGTTTTCCATCGACGCAGTTAAATCCGACGCATGGACGAACGGATTGAAAAAACAAATGGCCAAGGTGGAAAGCACCGAAGCCATCGACCACCACACGTTAAAAGTGACGTTGAAGGCTCGTTCCAATACGTGGCTGTGGTCCATGGGAACACTCGTTGGCGCGATGATGACTCCCAACGGTGTGTCGGAGCTAGCAACGAAACCAGTAGGCACTGGCCCCTACGTTGTAGATAAATGGGCAGTTGGCACTTCCCTATCGTTAGCTGCACGCCCTGATTATTGGGGTGAACAAACACGCAATGACCGCGTAGTGTTCCGCTATTTTGGGGATGCCATCGCGCTAACAAATGCTGTGCGTTCGGGAGATATTGATGCAGCGATTGGTCTACAAAATCCGGAGCTTTTAGAGTCGATAACTTCTCGTGGTGACCTAAAAGTTCATGTTGGTTCCACTAATGGCGAAGTGGTGCTCAGTATGAATAACAACCGTGCACCTTTTAATGACGTTCGCGTGCGCCAGGCAGTCATGTATGGAGTAAACCGCCAAGACATTATTAACACCACGTGGGAGGGCTACGGAACTGACACCGGTGGCCAGCCGGTTCCTCCTACAGATCCGTGGTACCAAGAAATGAATCGGTACCCATATGATCTAGAAAAGGCTCGCGAGCTCATGCGCGAAGCTGGTGCGGTAGGTACTCCGATTACTATTTCGGTACCGTCTTTGCCCTACGCAAATTCGGCGTCGGAAATCGTGCTTTCTCAGCTACGCGACATCGGATTCGATGTTCGATTGGAATCCACGGAGTTTCCTTCCGTATGGTTGTCCAAGGTTTATAAGGCCAAGGATTATGACATGTCCGTTGTGGCGCACGTTGAGGCCCGCGATATTCCGAATTTGTTTGGTAACCCCGATTACTATTTGGGTTTTGATGATGAACAAGTTCGAGAGCTTTTAGCCCAGGCTGACTCCGGTGACGCAGACTCCTATGTATCGACCATGAAGAAGGTAGTCAACCGAATTATGGATCAAGCTGGTGCAGATACCCTGTTTAACCTGCCTAATATCGTGGTCACCCAACCTGATGTTTCTGGAGTTCCCACCAACTTGGTCGCTGATGGCCTCGTTGTGTCCAACATTTCCCGCTCGGAGGACTAGCCGATCATGCTTCTTACTCTTGCACGCGGTGCGGTGAAATACGTAACCACACTGATCGCCGCTAGCATTCTGATCTTTTTTGCGCTTCGGATCGTGCCAGGCAATCCTGCCGAGGTGGCGTTAGGCGTCACAGCTACGCCAGAGGCGGTTGCACAGCTTAGTTCTTCCATGGGCTTAGATCGCCCTATTGTGGAGCAGTATTTTTCGTGGGTGGGCAATATGCTCCGCGGAGATTTTGGTTCGTCGTTGCTCAGCTCTACTGATATTTCCACCGAGGTTGTGGACAAGCTCATGGTCAGCCTGATCTTGGTCGGTTTGGGCATGACCACGGCTTTGTGCCTTGCGGTTCCGCTAGGGTTGTGGGCCGCTCGCCGTGCTGATAAGGCAGATGGCGTGATTATTGCCGCACTTGGCCAAATCGGTATTGCGATCCCTAGTTTCTTGGCTGCGATCTTGCTGATCACGGTGTTTTCGGTACACCTTGGTTGGTTCCCCGCGAATGGTTGGGTTGTTCCGTCTTCTGATTTTTCTGGGTTTGCGTCTCGGCTGATTCTTCCGGTGTTTTCGCTGGGTATCGTGCAGGCTGCGATTATGAGCCGCTATGTGCGATCGGCGGCATTGGAAGTT
This window encodes:
- the brnQ gene encoding branched-chain amino acid transport system II carrier protein, with the protein product MASPTSEKKLSGGAIIATALMLFSMFFGAGNLIFPPVLGANSGENFTPAIIGFLLGGVALPAITIVAMTLSGNDIRDLGSRAGSWFNLSFAIIAYLSIGAFYAIPRTGAVSYSTVIQPVMSEPSTAASVGFNALFFAVALLLSLNPTGIVDKLGKILTPALLILLVILVTLAVFKLNGTAAPATDSYREAPLTSGLLEGYMTMDSIAALVFGILVISSLRYQGGNNERQVIGAAVKASLIAAGLLGIIYLGLGYMGHIIPNGQGFADGAALLSSASQQTMGTPGQVIFGLIVLLACMTTAVGLLASTSEFFNRLIPGISYKGWLFIFALISFAVGSLGLAKVLAVAAPVITFIYPIAITLVAITVIEMLVKNLNLFWGFRLPAWTVTLWSAITVIASDTLAWAPFHDISLSWIWPALIGFVLGLSIDKALAYKS
- a CDS encoding LLM class flavin-dependent oxidoreductase; translation: MKLSLIDFATIYQGERPRDSFQRSVALAQQAEAAGFSRVWYAEHHNMPTISSSAPAVLISHVGAHTSTIRLGAGGVMLPNHSPYTIAEQFGTLAELYPGRIDLGLGRAPGTDHTTLAQALRRSPHAAQSFPEDVVELYQYLNGTSSIAAIPGAGTNVPLYILGSSLFGAHLAAKLGLPFGFASHFAPTHLDEAIRTYRDNFVPSQELDAPYVIAAVNVVAADTLSQAHEQLEEVKRHRLRAGRNLSDDQLHILMNTVAGQRIDQMLKYTAIGNGEVVRDYLTKFQRHCGADELMVSLLSTSWEDTMRAVEITSLLVS
- a CDS encoding ABC transporter substrate-binding protein, whose amino-acid sequence is MTSFSRSAVATLALAGIVGLSGCSAGSTSSQAHHISTSAKAVSLGLTAPPASLDFTTVSGAAIPQALMGNVYEGLVRIQQDGTIVPWLAQSWTVSPDGKEYIFRLRDGVTFSNGDAFTAETAKFSIDAVKSDAWTNGLKKQMAKVESTEAIDHHTLKVTLKARSNTWLWSMGTLVGAMMTPNGVSELATKPVGTGPYVVDKWAVGTSLSLAARPDYWGEQTRNDRVVFRYFGDAIALTNAVRSGDIDAAIGLQNPELLESITSRGDLKVHVGSTNGEVVLSMNNNRAPFNDVRVRQAVMYGVNRQDIINTTWEGYGTDTGGQPVPPTDPWYQEMNRYPYDLEKARELMREAGAVGTPITISVPSLPYANSASEIVLSQLRDIGFDVRLESTEFPSVWLSKVYKAKDYDMSVVAHVEARDIPNLFGNPDYYLGFDDEQVRELLAQADSGDADSYVSTMKKVVNRIMDQAGADTLFNLPNIVVTQPDVSGVPTNLVADGLVVSNISRSED
- a CDS encoding ABC transporter permease, with protein sequence MLLTLARGAVKYVTTLIAASILIFFALRIVPGNPAEVALGVTATPEAVAQLSSSMGLDRPIVEQYFSWVGNMLRGDFGSSLLSSTDISTEVVDKLMVSLILVGLGMTTALCLAVPLGLWAARRADKADGVIIAALGQIGIAIPSFLAAILLITVFSVHLGWFPANGWVVPSSDFSGFASRLILPVFSLGIVQAAIMSRYVRSAALEVMNADFMRTARAQGLSMGQALRRHGVRNAALPVLTVTGVQLATLLVGAVVIEKVFVIPGLGSMLLSAVSNRDLPTVQTIVMLLVVIAVVINAIVDLLYVIIDPRIRREA